A single region of the Lotus japonicus ecotype B-129 chromosome 4, LjGifu_v1.2 genome encodes:
- the LOC130713917 gene encoding ethylene-responsive transcription factor ERF086-like, whose protein sequence is MSTSKTSFKGSSYDPSQTQMCLSLLQRNTSPCGERRGKRKQAEPGRFLGVRRRPWGRYAAEIRDPSTKERHWLGTFDTAQEAALAYDRAALSMKGSQARTNFVYSDINFQPLIATTPMDDVRVQALLPASELLTHTTQRKQQITNQNSMSQLDNAHSEKKSNTICAETSYGSVQDENFFFSNDSNNSGYLECIVPDNCFRPTSSDQKISTISMESANQLNVGMASFSEEATKMPPRSSFSEFSYPSEGFWEDQHSWDWSSNELSAIFNNPLRVEDRCMDTLYEYQITDCPSYGLMNQIASSSATCSPSFPPFGGDVDLGYPLF, encoded by the coding sequence ATGTCAACCTCTAAAACCTCCTTCAAAGGATCATCATATGATCCAAGTCAAACCCAAATGTGCCTATCTCTTCTTCAAAGAAACACTTCTCCTTGTGGTGAGAGAAGAGGTAAGAGGAAGCAAGCAGAACCAGGAAGGTTTCTTGGTGTTAGGAGAAGACCATGGGGTCGCTATGCCGCTGAAATCAGAGACCCTTCAACCAAAGAGAGGCATTGGCTTGGCACATTTGACACTGCTCAAGAAGCTGCTCTGGCTTATGACAGAGCTGCTCTGTCCATGAAAGGAAGCCAAGCAAGAACCAACTTTGTTTACTCTGACATCAATTTCCAACCTCTTATAGCCACTACTCCTATGGATGATGTTAGAGTTCAAGCTCTCTTGCCAGCTTCAGAGCTACTCACTCACACTACTCAGAGAAAACAACAAATAACCAATCAGAATAGCATGTCTCAGCTTGACAATGCTCACAGTGAAAAAAAGTCAAACACCATATGTGCTGAAACTTCATATGGGTCAGTTCAGGATGAAAATTTCTTCTTTTCCAATGATTCTAATAACTCTGGTTATCTGGAATGCATAGTTCCTGATAATTGTTTCAGACCTACTTCAAGTGATCAAAAGATTAGCACAATTTCTATGGAGAGTGCTAATCAGCTAAATGTTGGCATGGCTTCATTCTCTGAAGAAGCCACAAAAATGCCACCACGTTCTAGCTTTTCAGAGTTTTCTTATCCAAGTGAAGGTTTCTGGGAGGATCAGCATTCATGGGATTGGAGTTCCAATGAACTTTCAGCTATATTTAACAACCCATTAAGGGTTGAAGATAGGTGCATGGATACATTATATGAGTATCAAATCACTGACTGTCCAAGCTATGGGCTAATGAACCAGATTGCTTCTTCATCAGCAACCTGTTCTCCATCATTTCCACCCTTTGGTGGGGATGTAGACTTGGGATACCCACTCTTCTGA